The Physeter macrocephalus isolate SW-GA unplaced genomic scaffold, ASM283717v5 random_152, whole genome shotgun sequence genome includes a region encoding these proteins:
- the LOC114484903 gene encoding axin-1 translates to MNIQEQGFPLDLGGSFTEDAPRPPVPGEEGELVSTDPRPISHSFCSGKGAGIKGETSTATPRRSDLDLGYEPEGSASPTPPYLKWAESLHSLLDDQDGINLFRTFLKQEDCADLLDFWFACSGFRKLEPCDSNEEKRLKLARAIYRKYILDNNGIVSRQTKPATKSFIKDCIMKQQIDPAMFDQAQTEIQSTMEENTYPSFLKSDIYLEYTRTGSESPKLCSDQSSGSGTGKGVPGYLPTLNEDEEWKCDQDVDEDDGRDPAPPGRLTQKLLLETAAPRASSSRRYSEGREFR, encoded by the coding sequence ATGAATATCCAAGAGCAGGGTTTCCCCTTGGACCTCGGAGGAAGTTTCACCGAAGATGCCCCCCGACCCCCAGTGCCTGGTGAGGAGGGTGAACTGGTGTCCACGGACCCCAGGCCCATCAGCCACAGCTTCTGCTCTGGGAAAGGTGCTGGGATTAAAGGTGAGACTTCAACAGCCACTCCGAGGCGCTCAGATCTGGACTTGGGGTACGAGCCTGAGGGCAGCGCTTCGCCCACCCCTCCGTACTTGAAGTGGGCCGAGTCGCTGCACTCCCTACTGGATGATCAAGATGGGATAAACCTGTTTAGGACTTTCCTGAAGCAGGAGGACTGTGCCGATCTCCTGGACTTCTGGTTTGCCTGCAGCGGCTTCAGGAAACTGGAGCCCTGTGACTCGAATGAGGAGAAGAGGCTGAAGCTGGCCAGAGCTATCTACCGCAAGTACATCCTCGATAACAATGGCATTGTGTCCAGGCAGACCAAGCCAGCCACCAAGAGCTTCATAAAGGACTGCATCATGAAGCAGCAGATCGATCCTGCCATGTTTGACCAGGCCCAGACGGAAATCCAGTCTACCATGGAGGAGAACACCTACCCCTCATTCCTCAAGTCCGATATTTATTTGGAGTACACGAGGACAGGCTCGGAGAGCCCAAAGCTCTGCAGTGACCAGAGCTCCGGGTCGGGGACAGGGAAGGGAGTACCTGGATACCTACCCACTTTGAACGAAGATGAGGAATGGAAATGTGACCAAGACGTAGATGAAGACGATGGCAGAGACCCTGCTCCCCCCGGCAGGCTCACGCAGAAGCTGCTCCTGGAAACCGCCGCCCCGAGGGCCTCCTCAAGTAGACGGTACAGCGAAGGCAGAGAGTTCAGGTGA